The DNA window ATCTTTGTAGCTGTTGAAACATTTAATGACACTCCTGCGGTGAGCTAGAATGTACTCCAAAATCAATAATATCCCAAATACTCATTTTATTTACGTCCCAACCTAAAGATGAATAAGCTCGTTTATCGTGTGCATTTATTAGTGTGTCGGACCAAAAAATAGATTAAAAAACTTATTTTATACGTATGTATAACATTATCCAATTAAACGACAAAAACCTGTCGGAACTACAAACCATTGCACAAGAATTAGGAATTAAAAAACCGGAATCTTTTAAGAAAGAGGAACTTGTGTACAAAATACTTGATGAACAAGCTATTGCAAGTGCTACAAAGAAAGTTGCTGCAGACAAGGAGAAGGAAGATCGCCGAGATGATAAAAAGAAACGCTCGCGTATCGTTAAAAAGGACTCTCCTGATAAAGTGTACACTGCAAGCAAAGATAAAGTAGAAAGAGTTGAATCTGCTCCTGCTACAGCGTCTGCACCTAAACCTGCTCCAGTAAAAAGTGAAGCTCCGGCAGTTACAGAACAACCTACTCAGGAGAAAAAAGCTCCGGCAGAAAGACCGGCTAAGAAAAAAGCATCAAAGGTTAAACAACCTGTTGCTAAGAATATTGAAGCTGCTGCAGCAATTGCTGATACTATTCAGGCTCCGGCTGCTACTCCTGCAGTAACTCCTGCTCCTGCGGTGACACCTGCTCCAAAAGTGGCTCAAAAAGCTGAAGCTCCTAAAGAACAACCAGCTGCGGTTGCACCAAAAAGCGAAGAAGCCGCTCCTGCTCCTAAAAAAATAATTAAGAAACCTATCCCTGCTTCACAAAAGAAAGAAGAGGCACCTGTAGAGAAGGTTGAAAGAAAAGAAGAAGCACCACGTGCTCATGAAGAGGTTATCTTACCTGAAGTGGAACTTCCATTTGAAAATGATGACGATTTTATTCCAATTGAGGATATGCCTTCTGAAAAGATAGAACTTCCTTCAGAACTTTTGGGTAAGTTTGAATCTACTAAAGTTGTTCCTCCGGCTCCTCAGCAGCAAAAGCCACGCGTTCGTCTTCGTGAAAACGAACAAAGAACTCCAAATAAGCCTCAACAGGCAAATGCTCCTAAAGTAAATCGTCCGAATCATCCGGCTGAAGGAGAAGTTGAAGCTCTTAAAGTTCCTGAACGCAAGGTGATTGAGCGTGAAAAGCCTTTTGAATTTGATGGGATTTTAACTGGTACAGGTGTACTGGAAATTATGCAGGATGGTTACGGATTCCTTCGTTCTTCAGATTATAACTACCTTTCTTCGCCAGATGATATTTATGTTTCTCAGTCACAGATTAAGTTGTTTGGACTGAAAACCGGTGATGTGGTTGATGGTGCTATCCGTCCTCCAAAGGAAGGCGAAAAATATTTCCCGCTTGTAAAGGTTGAAAAGATTAATGGTCGTGATCCTGCTTACGTTCGTGATCGTGTTCCATTTGAACACTTGACTCCACTCTTCCCTGATGAGAAATTTAAACTTTGCAAAGGCGACCGCAGAGATAGTCTGTCTGCTCGTGTAGTTGATTTATTCTCACCAATTGGTAAAGGACAACGTGGTTTGATCGTTGCTCAACCTAAAACGGGTAAAACCATTCTTTTAAAAGATATAGCTAATGCAATAGCAGCTAATCATCCGGAAGTATACATGATTATTCTTCTTGTTGATGAACGTCCTGAAGAAGTAACAGACATGGCTCGCAGTGTTAACGCTGAGGTTATAGCTTCTACTTTTGATGAGCCGGCTGAACGTCACGTGAAGATTGCAAGTATTGTATTGGAAAAAGCAAAGCGTATGGTAGAATGTGGTCATGATGTGGTAATTCTGCTTGATTCTATTACTCGTCTGGCTCGTGCTTACAATACTGTTTCTCCTGCTTCAGGTAAAGTCTTGTCGGGTGGCGTGGATGCTAATGCGCTTCACAAACCAAAACGTTTCTTTGGTGCAGCACGTAACATTGAAAACGGTGGCTCACTTACTATTCTTGCAACTGCCTTGATTGATACCGGTTCTAAGATGGACGAAGTTATCTTTGAGGAATTCAAGGGTACAGGTAACATGGAATTGCAATTAGATCGTAATCTATCCAACAAACGTATCTTCCCAGCTGTTAATATTGTGGCATCCAGCACTCGTCGTGACGACTTGTTACTTGATAAGCAAACACTCGACCGTATGTGGATATTACGTAAATATCTGTCGGATATGAATCCTATTGAAGCTATGGACTTTGTGAAAGATCGCTTAGAAAAGACCAGAGATAACGATGAATTCCTGATGAGTATGAACTCATAAATTTGGAATATAAAATACAAATGAAGAGTGGGGAATGCAACTGGTAATTCCTCACTCTTTTTTTATTGATTAAACTAAACTTAATTATAACAGATGTATACCAATAAACAGATTTGGAATATAAGTTCGCCTATTTTTTTAAGTCTGCTGGCTCAGACCATTATTGGTGTAACCGATACTGCTTTCCTCGGTAGAGTGGGGGAAGTGGAGCTTGGTGCATCGGCAATGGGGAGCCTGTTTTATATCTGCATATTTACAATTGCTTTCGGTTTTAGTACGGGCTCCCAGATTATTATTGCTCGAAGAAATGGTGAGGGAAATTATAAAGATGTGGGGCCTGTAATGATTCAGGGAACTTTTTTCCTGCTGGGAATGGCCTTTATTCTTTTCTGCTTGTCCAAGCTTATGGCTCCCGGAATTATGCGATTCCTTGTTTCTTCCGACAAAATATTCGATTCGACTATGATATTCCTGAACTGGCGTATCATAGGTTTCTTTTTTGCATTTGTCAATGTAATGTTTCGTGCGCTGTATATTGGTATAACCCGCACTAAGGTACTAACTATCAGTGCGGTCATAATGGCTTTGGTGAATGTTATACTTGCCTATACCTTGATTTTTGGACATTTTGGTTTTCCAAAAATGGGAATAAAAGGAGCTGCTATAGCATCGGTCATAGCTGAGGCTTCTTCTTTGCTGTTTTTTCTAATCTATACACGCATTACGGTTGATTTTAAGAAGTACGGACTTAACCAGTTCAGGTCTTTTGAAACTCAGTTACTTGTACGTGTTTTAAGAATATCCAGCTTTACCATGATGCAGTATTTTCTTTCCATGGCTACCTGGTTTGTCTTTTTTGTGGCAGTGGAACGACTGGGGCAAAGACAACTGGCAGTTGCTAATATTGTAAGAAGCATTTATGTGGTAATGCTTATTCCTGTAAATGCGCTCTCTACTACATCCAATACATTAGTCAGCAATGCCATAGGAGCGGGAGGGGTAAATCAGGTGATACAGATAATGAATAAAATAGCCCGATTCTCTTTTCTTATTGTCTTTTCGGTTGTAGCATTAGTTGTTCTTTTCCCGGAAGCTGTTTTATCTATCTATACCAACGAATTAGCTCTGATTGAAGAATCAGTAAATTCTGTTTATGTTATCTCCTTTGCAATGCTTATAGCTTCTGTATCAAATGTTTATTTTAATGGAATATCAGGAACTGGTAATACTAGTTCGGCATTGATGCTGGAGACTATTACCCTTGTTTTCTATACCGGATATATCTTTTTAGTAGGAGTTTATCTGAAAGCTCCGGTAGCTATTTGCTTTTTTATTGAGGCGCTTTATTATCTGCTGTTATTGACCGGAAGCTTTATTTATCTGAAAAAAGCAAATTGGCAGAGTAAAAAGCTCTGAAATATCCAATTATTTCGTATTTTTGCGGACCTAAATTAGTAATAATAACAATAATAAGATATGTTCGATAATTTAAGCGAGAGACTGGATAGGTCTTTTAAGATTTTAAAGGGTGAAGGAAAGATCACCGAAATCAATGTTGCGGAAACACTGAAAGATGTGCGTAAAGCCCTCTTGGATGCCGACGTAAACTATAAAGTTGCTAAGACTTTTACAGATACAGTCAAGGAAAAAGCTTTGGGACAGAATGTGCTTACTGCCGTTAAACCAAGCCAGTTGATGGTTAAGATTGTTCACGATGAGCTTACTGAATTAATGGGTGGCGAGACTGTGGATGTTAACCTGAAAGGAGCTCCCGCTGTTATCCTGATGTCTGGTTTACAAGGTTCCGGTAAAACTACATTCTCCGGTAAGCTTGCAAAAATGTTGAAGACTAAACGTAACAAGAAACCTCTTTTGGTTGCCTGTGACGTTTATCGTCCTGCGGCTATCGAACAGTTACATGTGCTGGGACAACAAATTGAGGTTCCTGTTTATAGTGAAATAGATAGCAAAAGTCCTGTTCAGATTGCTCAGAACGCAATCAAGGAAGCTAAGGCAAAAGGTTATGATCTGGTAATTGTCGATACAGCCGGACGTTTAGCTATTGATGAGCAGATGATGAACGAAATTGCTGCTATCAAGGATGCTATCAACCCGGATGAAATCTTGTTCGTTGTTGACTCAATGACTGGTCAGGATGCTGTAAATACTGCTAAGGAATTCAATGACCGTCTCGACTTCAATGGTGTTGTTCTTACTAAACTGGATGGTGATACCCGTGGTGGTGCTGCCCTTTCTATCCGTTCTGTGGTTAACAAACCTATCAAGTTTGTGGGTACAGGTGAAAAGATGGAAGCTATTGATCAGTTCCACCCTTCACGTATGGCCGACCGTATCTTGGGAATGGGTGATATCGTTTCGTTGGTAGAACGTGCTCAGGAACAATATGACGAAGAAGAAGCTAAACGTCTTCAGAAGAAAATCTCAAAGAATCAGTTCGATTTTAACGACTTCCTTTCTCAGATAGCTCAGATCAAGAAGATGGGTAACCTGAAAGATCTTGCATCTATGATTCCAGGTGTTGGTAAAGCTATCAAGGATGTTGATATTGACGATAACGCATTCAAGAGTATTGAAGCTATTATCTATTCAATGACTCCGAAAGAAAGAAGTAATCCGGAAATCATTAACGGATCACGCCGTACACGTATTGCTAAAGGTAGTGGTACAAATATTCAGGAAGTAAACCGCCTGATGAAGCAATTTGACCAGACTCGCAAAATGATGAAGATGGTTACCAGTAGCAAGATGGGCAAGATGATGCCTAAAATGAGAAAGTAAGAATAAAAAAGATATAGTACTATGCAATTAATTGATGGAAAAGCAATATCGGAACAAGTAAAGCTGGAAATTGCTACTGAAGTTGCCGAACTAGTTGCAAAAGGTGGTAAAAGACCTCATCTGGCAGCTATCCTTGTAGGACACGACGGAGGAAGTGAAACTTATGTTGCTGCAAAAGTAAAAGCTTGTGAAGTTTGTGGCTTTAAGTCTTCTTTGATTCGTTTCGAATCTGATGTTACAGAAGAAGAACTATTGAACAAAGTAAAAGAGCTTAATGAAGATGCCGATGTAGATGGATTTATTGTTCAGCTACCTTTGCCTAAACACATCTCTGAACAAAAAGTTATTGAAACTATTGATTACCGCAAGGATGTGGATGGATTCCATCCAATTAACGTAGGACGTATGTCTATCGGTCTGCCTTGCTATGTATCAGCTACTCCTAATGGAATTCTTGAGCTGCTGAAACGTTACAATATCGAGACTAGCGGAAAGAAATGCGTAGTATTGGGACGTAGTAATATTGTAGGTAAGCCAATGGCTTCTTTGATGATGCAGAAAGCTTATCCGGGTGATGCTACAGTAACCGTTTGCCATAGCCGTTCTAAAGACTTGGTTAAGGAATGTCAGGAAGCAGATATTATTATCGCAGCACTTGGTCAGCCTAACTTCTTAAAAGGCTCTATGGTTAAAGATGGTGCGGTAGTTATCGACGTAGGTACTACACGTGTTCCTTCTGATAAAACAAAATCGGGATTCAAGCTTACAGGAGATGTTCTTTTTGAAGAAGTGGCTCCTAAATGCTCATTCATAACTCCTGTTCCGGGTGGAGTAGGACCAATGACTATTGTTTCTCTGATGAAAAATACTCTTTTGGCAGGAAAGAAAGAAATATATAAGTAAACTTTCTGTAATGAAACATCTGATCCTTTTGGTGACTGCTGTTTTATCTTTCTCATGTACTTCCCCTTCTCAGAAGAAGGAGGCTCATGAAAGGGATGAGATGGCTGCCACTAAAAGGATCACTCTTTTATTTGCAGGTGATTTTATGCAGCATCAGGGACAGATAGATGCAGCAGTAACTGATAGCGGATACAATTACAATGATTGCTTTAGTCAGATAAAAGAGGAAGTAAGCAAGGCTGATATTGCTATTGGTAATCTGGAAGTAACGCTGGGCGGAGAACCTTATGGAGGATATCCCGGATTCAGTGCTCCCGATGAATACATGTATGCCATTCAGAATGCTGGTTTCGATGTGATGACTACTGCAAATAATCACTGCCTCGACAAAGGTAGAAAAGGTCTCGAACGAACTATCCATATACTCGATTCACTTAAAGTTCTTCATCTTGGAACATATCTCGATATGGATGATCGTGAAAACAGATATCCCTTATTTATTGAAAAGAATGGTTTCTCTATTGCTTTATTAAGCTACACTTATGCTACCAATGGCTTGAAGACTAAAAAACCTAATGTAGTTAATTATATAGGTAAGAACCTTATTTTACGTGATATTGTAAAGGCACGTGCAAAGAATCCCGATGTTATCATAGCTTGTATGCATTGGGGAACAGAATATCAGTCCACACCAGATAAAAATCAGATAGAATTGGCCGACTGGCTCTTTGCTCACGGAGTAGATCATGTGATAGGATCTCATCCGCACGTAGTGCAACCCATGGAGATTCGTTATGATCCAGTTAAGAAGCAGCAGCATATTTTAGTTTATTCTTTAGGAAATTATATTTCGGATATGTCGGCATTAAAAACCGATGGGGGAGTAATGTTTAAAATGGAATTGAGTAAAAAAGATACAGTTAAAGTAGAAAATTGTGGTTATAGTTTAGTGTGGACCTATCGTCCTAAGTTTAGCGGCGAAAAAAAATATAAAATAATTCCAGCTGCAAGCCCGCGCGAGAAGCTACCTGTAAATGTAGCTAACCGTCTGAATATCTTTGTAAAAGACTCCAGAAACCTCTTTACGACGTACAATAAAGAAATTGAAGAGTATATTTTTTGATATTTTTTTGCCGTAAAAGCTTGCAGATTTAAATAAAAAGCGTACCTTTGCAACGCATTAGGAAATAAACAACATGGTGGACGTAGCTCAGCTGGTTAGAGCGTCGGATTGTGGTTCCGAAGGTCGTGGGTTCGAAACCCATCTTCCACCCCAAAATGCAAAAGGTCTTGAATGAAAATTCAAGGCCTTTTTTTATTCCTTTACTATAAGATGGGGTAATTTAGTTTTTTAAATGCAATTTAGGGGATTAGTCCATAAATTTATTGAATCTGATAAAAAGTCTGCAAAACACCAAAAATGAAAGGCTTAATATAATATTTTGCACCTAAAGTGACGAAGAACCATATTTTCACGGCACACTCCCTCACTCCCTCACAAAGTTTATTCAATACACAATAAATCAGTTACATATTAGGTGAGGGTAGTATTTAGAACCCTCACTTTACCCTCACAAAAAGTGCCTACCCTCACTTTTTCGATACTTTTTAGGTAAGCGTCTCCGCGATACCATCTTGTTTGTGATGATTTAGCCTTTTATCTTTGTCTTCCAAAAAAGAAGAAAGATGAAAGCATCCGAGCTATACACAAAAACAATAGAGGGCTACAAGCAGGAAATTAGTGTCAGTCCTATTACTTTGCATGATTACTGTAAAACACATCATGTAAATTATAAGGGTATTCAACTCTGGATGTCCAGAAATTCAATTACTGTAGCCCAGTTGAAAAGAAAAATCACTGTGCATTCTGATTCTCCTTCAGATTTTCCGGTTGTCCAAACAGAATCAGGGCAACAGATTTATCCTCTATCTTTTCAGACAGCGGGAGTTCAAAAGCAAGACATCCGTAAGAGCACTTATTCGTGCGTGAAAGGAGTGAATATCACTTTCCCGGACGGAGTGATTGTTTCGATTAAAGAGATAACCCAAGAAGATCTTAATAAATTTATTCTTTCATGTAATACCCATTAATAGTATGTTTGCACTTACAGAATCCATGAGCTACTATCTCTGTCCTCAGTATGTGGACATGCGAAAAGGTATCTATTCTTTGTACCAGTTGGTAAAGTCAGACATGAAACGGAACCCGCTATCGGGAGAAGTTTTTCTGTTTGTAGGTAAGAACAGAGAGTCAATCAAGATCCTACACTGGGAGAACGGAGGTTTTGTTTTATATCAGAAGAAACTTGAAAGAGGCACTTTTGAGATACCCCGTTTTAATCCTTCCAGTGGTCAGTATGAGATGAAATGGACGACGTTCGTTCTGATAATGGAGGGCGTCTGCATCCGTTCCGTAAAGTACAGAAAACGATTTTATACAGATTTAATGCATTGATATACAAATATATAGATAAATAATAACCTTTATTTTTCTTGGTAATCCTAACTATTATTCGTACCTTTAAGGCATGAATTACAAACGGATTGTTGAACTATTAGAAGATCAGCTCAGACTTTCTTCCGAAAGAGAAAAAGCTCTGCTGGAGCAAAATAGACAGCAGTCTGCACAACTTCAGCAGCAGTCTGCGCAGATAGAAAGGCTATCTGTACAGACTGCTATTCTAACTGATACGATTCGTTCACTGGAAGAATCCCTTCTTCAAAAGAACGGCGACATACAAACGCTGACCGGTAAGAACCGGGGACTGGGCAAACTCTTGTCCAATAAATCAGAGAAGATAGTTCCTCAAATCAAAGAGGAGGATAAAGTGGAAGAAAAGCCTCGTCCATCACTGAAAGAACGTGGTAACAACAACGCCAAACGTAAAGAGTATTTTGATCTGAAGACCATTATTGATGAGGTTTACCCCAATGATCCCGGTTTTGATAAGGAAAAATCCAAAATCATTAGTTATGTGGACTCTATCCGGTATGAATACATCCCACCTCAGTTTGTCAAACACATCTATCGACAGTACAACTGTTTGTTTAATGAGAAGATGTATACCGCAAAAGCGCCAAGAACTCCGCTGCAGAACTCTAACTACGACGGTTCTTTCATGGCTGGAATACTACAACTCAGATACATTTACTCCATGCCCGTTGAACGAATCATCAAATTGTTTGGCGAGCAGGGATTTGAATTGAACAAAGCTACAGCTCACTC is part of the uncultured Bacteroides sp. genome and encodes:
- the rho gene encoding transcription termination factor Rho, whose translation is MYNIIQLNDKNLSELQTIAQELGIKKPESFKKEELVYKILDEQAIASATKKVAADKEKEDRRDDKKKRSRIVKKDSPDKVYTASKDKVERVESAPATASAPKPAPVKSEAPAVTEQPTQEKKAPAERPAKKKASKVKQPVAKNIEAAAAIADTIQAPAATPAVTPAPAVTPAPKVAQKAEAPKEQPAAVAPKSEEAAPAPKKIIKKPIPASQKKEEAPVEKVERKEEAPRAHEEVILPEVELPFENDDDFIPIEDMPSEKIELPSELLGKFESTKVVPPAPQQQKPRVRLRENEQRTPNKPQQANAPKVNRPNHPAEGEVEALKVPERKVIEREKPFEFDGILTGTGVLEIMQDGYGFLRSSDYNYLSSPDDIYVSQSQIKLFGLKTGDVVDGAIRPPKEGEKYFPLVKVEKINGRDPAYVRDRVPFEHLTPLFPDEKFKLCKGDRRDSLSARVVDLFSPIGKGQRGLIVAQPKTGKTILLKDIANAIAANHPEVYMIILLVDERPEEVTDMARSVNAEVIASTFDEPAERHVKIASIVLEKAKRMVECGHDVVILLDSITRLARAYNTVSPASGKVLSGGVDANALHKPKRFFGAARNIENGGSLTILATALIDTGSKMDEVIFEEFKGTGNMELQLDRNLSNKRIFPAVNIVASSTRRDDLLLDKQTLDRMWILRKYLSDMNPIEAMDFVKDRLEKTRDNDEFLMSMNS
- a CDS encoding MATE family efflux transporter, yielding MYTNKQIWNISSPIFLSLLAQTIIGVTDTAFLGRVGEVELGASAMGSLFYICIFTIAFGFSTGSQIIIARRNGEGNYKDVGPVMIQGTFFLLGMAFILFCLSKLMAPGIMRFLVSSDKIFDSTMIFLNWRIIGFFFAFVNVMFRALYIGITRTKVLTISAVIMALVNVILAYTLIFGHFGFPKMGIKGAAIASVIAEASSLLFFLIYTRITVDFKKYGLNQFRSFETQLLVRVLRISSFTMMQYFLSMATWFVFFVAVERLGQRQLAVANIVRSIYVVMLIPVNALSTTSNTLVSNAIGAGGVNQVIQIMNKIARFSFLIVFSVVALVVLFPEAVLSIYTNELALIEESVNSVYVISFAMLIASVSNVYFNGISGTGNTSSALMLETITLVFYTGYIFLVGVYLKAPVAICFFIEALYYLLLLTGSFIYLKKANWQSKKL
- the ffh gene encoding signal recognition particle protein, yielding MFDNLSERLDRSFKILKGEGKITEINVAETLKDVRKALLDADVNYKVAKTFTDTVKEKALGQNVLTAVKPSQLMVKIVHDELTELMGGETVDVNLKGAPAVILMSGLQGSGKTTFSGKLAKMLKTKRNKKPLLVACDVYRPAAIEQLHVLGQQIEVPVYSEIDSKSPVQIAQNAIKEAKAKGYDLVIVDTAGRLAIDEQMMNEIAAIKDAINPDEILFVVDSMTGQDAVNTAKEFNDRLDFNGVVLTKLDGDTRGGAALSIRSVVNKPIKFVGTGEKMEAIDQFHPSRMADRILGMGDIVSLVERAQEQYDEEEAKRLQKKISKNQFDFNDFLSQIAQIKKMGNLKDLASMIPGVGKAIKDVDIDDNAFKSIEAIIYSMTPKERSNPEIINGSRRTRIAKGSGTNIQEVNRLMKQFDQTRKMMKMVTSSKMGKMMPKMRK
- the folD gene encoding bifunctional methylenetetrahydrofolate dehydrogenase/methenyltetrahydrofolate cyclohydrolase FolD encodes the protein MQLIDGKAISEQVKLEIATEVAELVAKGGKRPHLAAILVGHDGGSETYVAAKVKACEVCGFKSSLIRFESDVTEEELLNKVKELNEDADVDGFIVQLPLPKHISEQKVIETIDYRKDVDGFHPINVGRMSIGLPCYVSATPNGILELLKRYNIETSGKKCVVLGRSNIVGKPMASLMMQKAYPGDATVTVCHSRSKDLVKECQEADIIIAALGQPNFLKGSMVKDGAVVIDVGTTRVPSDKTKSGFKLTGDVLFEEVAPKCSFITPVPGGVGPMTIVSLMKNTLLAGKKEIYK
- a CDS encoding CapA family protein yields the protein MKHLILLVTAVLSFSCTSPSQKKEAHERDEMAATKRITLLFAGDFMQHQGQIDAAVTDSGYNYNDCFSQIKEEVSKADIAIGNLEVTLGGEPYGGYPGFSAPDEYMYAIQNAGFDVMTTANNHCLDKGRKGLERTIHILDSLKVLHLGTYLDMDDRENRYPLFIEKNGFSIALLSYTYATNGLKTKKPNVVNYIGKNLILRDIVKARAKNPDVIIACMHWGTEYQSTPDKNQIELADWLFAHGVDHVIGSHPHVVQPMEIRYDPVKKQQHILVYSLGNYISDMSALKTDGGVMFKMELSKKDTVKVENCGYSLVWTYRPKFSGEKKYKIIPAASPREKLPVNVANRLNIFVKDSRNLFTTYNKEIEEYIF
- the tnpB gene encoding IS66 family insertion sequence element accessory protein TnpB (TnpB, as the term is used for proteins encoded by IS66 family insertion elements, is considered an accessory protein, since TnpC, encoded by a neighboring gene, is a DDE family transposase.), producing the protein MFALTESMSYYLCPQYVDMRKGIYSLYQLVKSDMKRNPLSGEVFLFVGKNRESIKILHWENGGFVLYQKKLERGTFEIPRFNPSSGQYEMKWTTFVLIMEGVCIRSVKYRKRFYTDLMH